One Thiocapsa bogorovii DNA segment encodes these proteins:
- a CDS encoding glutaredoxin domain-containing protein: MTAKVEIYGTSNCRKCVDVRALFDRYGIEYVDHLIDLMPLEKNEMLRRCGLKYYPQIFINDEHIGGEKELMKLEADGRLKTLLGV, translated from the coding sequence GAGATCTACGGCACCAGCAATTGCAGGAAATGCGTTGACGTTCGGGCGTTGTTCGATCGATATGGCATCGAGTATGTTGACCATCTGATCGATTTGATGCCGCTTGAGAAGAACGAGATGCTCCGGCGCTGTGGGCTCAAGTACTACCCCCAGATCTTCATTAACGATGAACATATCGGAGGAGAAAAAGAATTGATGAAGCTAGAGGCCGACGGCCGGTTGAAGACGCTGTTGGGTGTGTAG